A stretch of the Planktothricoides raciborskii GIHE-MW2 genome encodes the following:
- a CDS encoding FAD/NAD(P)-binding oxidoreductase, producing MATLTSETAQTPALTAVPAVSKTVHYQIAIVGGGAAGITTASVLLKRNSQLDVAIIEPSNKHYYQPGWTLTGGGIFQIQDTVRNQRDLIPAGATWIQDRVVKLDPDRNAVITQEGIEVLYEYLILCPGIQVDWHLIKGLPEAIGKNGVTSNYSPKYAPYTWELIQKFSGGNALFTFPNTPIKCGGAPQKVMYMADDVFRSKWGVRQRSNVMFLTPATKMFAVPEYYALLDKVVKEREIDVKFRHNLKEIKGESKAAIFDIFDTSGNVVDEVTYQYEMIHVAPPQSAPDFIKQSPLATPNNSYGWVDVDQYTMQHNRYPNVFALGDASSAPTSKTAAAVRKQAPVVAENLLAFMAAKPLNAKYDGYTCCPLITGYDKTIMSEFSGYTATPMSSFPLNPIKERWIMWKMKTDILPWVYWNRMLKGAKFEGDYIKFLQWKK from the coding sequence ATGGCAACTTTAACCTCAGAAACCGCTCAAACTCCCGCATTAACCGCAGTTCCCGCAGTCAGCAAAACCGTCCATTACCAAATTGCGATCGTTGGGGGTGGTGCAGCGGGAATTACCACCGCGTCTGTACTGTTGAAACGAAATAGTCAGTTAGATGTGGCGATTATTGAGCCTTCAAATAAGCACTATTATCAACCCGGTTGGACATTGACCGGAGGGGGAATTTTTCAAATTCAAGATACGGTGAGAAACCAACGGGATTTGATTCCGGCTGGGGCAACTTGGATTCAAGATCGAGTGGTGAAATTAGACCCCGATCGCAATGCGGTGATTACTCAAGAAGGCATTGAAGTTTTATATGAATATTTAATTCTTTGCCCCGGAATTCAAGTTGATTGGCATTTAATTAAAGGATTACCAGAAGCGATCGGGAAAAACGGCGTTACTAGCAACTATTCCCCTAAATATGCCCCTTACACCTGGGAACTGATTCAAAAATTCTCTGGTGGCAACGCCCTATTTACCTTTCCGAATACGCCGATTAAATGTGGTGGGGCTCCGCAAAAAGTGATGTATATGGCCGATGATGTATTCCGCAGTAAATGGGGCGTGCGTCAGCGCAGCAACGTCATGTTTTTAACTCCGGCAACCAAAATGTTTGCGGTGCCGGAATATTACGCTTTATTAGATAAAGTGGTCAAAGAACGGGAAATAGACGTAAAATTCCGCCACAATCTTAAGGAAATCAAAGGAGAAAGTAAAGCAGCTATCTTTGATATTTTTGATACTTCCGGCAATGTGGTGGATGAAGTCACTTATCAATATGAAATGATTCACGTTGCCCCACCGCAAAGTGCCCCGGATTTTATTAAACAAAGTCCTTTAGCCACCCCCAACAATTCTTATGGTTGGGTAGATGTGGATCAATATACAATGCAACACAATCGCTATCCCAACGTATTTGCTTTAGGGGATGCTTCTTCGGCGCCTACGTCTAAAACCGCTGCTGCCGTCCGCAAACAAGCCCCCGTGGTTGCCGAAAATTTACTCGCTTTCATGGCCGCGAAACCGTTAAATGCTAAATATGATGGTTATACTTGTTGCCCTTTAATTACTGGCTATGATAAAACCATCATGTCAGAATTTAGTGGTTATACGGCTACCCCCATGTCTAGTTTTCCCCTCAATCCGATCAAAGAACGTTGGATTATGTGGAAAATGAAGACAGATATTTTACCCTGGGTTTACTGGAATCGGATGCTGAAAGGCGCAAAATTTGAGGGAGATTATATTAAGTTTCTGCAATGGAAAAAATAG
- a CDS encoding FAD-dependent oxidoreductase, whose translation MANIVVIGAGIGGLPTAYELRHLLSHSHQVTLISASPKFTFIPSLPWVTMGLTALSDVQVDLKTAIANRGIELIIGQVTKLDPINQQITVKDRIISYDFAIVATGAELALDVIPGLGPENGYTQSVCNPHHAEIARQAWVKFLENRGHLVVGAMPGAGCLGPVYEFALLADFVLRKAGKRQEIPITLITPEPYAGHLGVGGMANSAELVQNLLAIREINLIENAAIDQIFPDQITLGDRQEIPFNYAMIFPSFRGPSFARKFPGLADEKGFLPVLPTGQHPQFDSIYAAGVAVQIQPPETTPIPVGVPKTGQMTEAMGMAAAHNIALRLGEISGSPVKPTLEAICLADFGDMGIAFIASPVLPDPVTGKRRNAVALQGRWVSWSKVAFEKFFLTKMRWGLAVPWFEKLGLKMLGLSLVEPLE comes from the coding sequence ATGGCGAATATTGTCGTGATTGGTGCAGGAATTGGCGGATTGCCCACCGCTTACGAACTCAGGCATTTACTTTCTCATTCTCATCAAGTTACGTTAATTTCGGCATCTCCTAAATTTACTTTTATTCCCTCTTTGCCTTGGGTGACAATGGGGTTAACGGCTTTATCAGATGTTCAGGTCGATCTGAAAACCGCGATCGCCAATCGAGGGATTGAGTTAATCATTGGACAAGTCACAAAACTCGATCCAATTAATCAACAAATCACGGTAAAAGACCGGATCATTTCCTATGATTTTGCGATCGTGGCTACGGGCGCTGAACTTGCTTTAGATGTTATCCCTGGCTTAGGCCCAGAAAACGGTTATACCCAGTCAGTTTGTAATCCCCACCATGCGGAAATTGCCCGTCAAGCTTGGGTAAAATTTCTGGAAAATCGGGGACATTTAGTAGTAGGTGCCATGCCTGGGGCGGGTTGTTTAGGGCCAGTTTATGAGTTTGCTTTATTAGCCGATTTTGTATTAAGAAAAGCGGGCAAACGTCAAGAAATCCCGATTACTTTGATCACCCCAGAACCTTATGCCGGTCATTTAGGGGTTGGCGGCATGGCGAATTCCGCCGAATTGGTGCAAAATTTGCTGGCCATTCGAGAAATTAATTTAATCGAAAATGCCGCCATTGACCAGATTTTTCCTGACCAGATTACTTTAGGCGATCGCCAAGAAATTCCTTTTAATTATGCCATGATATTCCCATCATTTAGAGGGCCAAGTTTTGCCCGCAAATTTCCCGGTTTGGCAGATGAAAAAGGCTTTTTGCCGGTGTTGCCGACGGGTCAGCATCCCCAGTTTGACTCAATTTATGCGGCTGGAGTAGCGGTGCAAATTCAGCCCCCAGAAACAACCCCAATTCCCGTTGGAGTGCCGAAAACCGGCCAAATGACTGAAGCAATGGGTATGGCGGCAGCCCATAATATTGCTTTAAGATTGGGTGAAATTTCCGGAAGTCCGGTTAAACCAACTTTAGAAGCGATTTGTTTAGCAGATTTTGGGGATATGGGCATCGCTTTTATTGCCAGTCCAGTTTTACCGGATCCTGTCACTGGCAAACGACGCAACGCTGTCGCTTTGCAAGGTCGCTGGGTAAGTTGGAGTAAAGTGGCTTTTGAGAAGTTTTTCTTAACAAAAATGCGCTGGGGTTTAGCAGTGCCTTGGTTTGAAAAATTGGGGTTGAAAATGTTGGGTTTGTCCCTAGTTGAACCCTTAGAGTGA
- a CDS encoding serine/threonine phosphatase — MLVCPKCQYTNPINHKFCQKCGISLTQKACSECGTQISLSALTCDHCGAKTGKTLWGIILPKTGAITPREEVSLEDQSTQVETEEIFAINPPILNQTDISSETNKIDVLSSFEEAENTQASQVVTEIGQPDEGTKPIEAEPSTNIEETEDTMAAAVVVEAAETVVETVVEDVLTPQTPATETPATETPALETPAPETPATSKPDFSMAPGDYLDDQQRYQLISQISEKTKSGDWQGCVLDCQPLQVSPLLTSISASSTASRSGSTTVMQPSINLIPAIAQPYLRLRNQWAPIIPLIHDAWENQDHSILLIEDRSNFPRLIDQCHQLTQVEPLDLQPFIQWFQQMTQLWQVLTPLKCRQSLLNIENLLVDQISGGLRLQRLYGDATTAPTLAELGKIWQQLLPIDSNDSASNHPEIIQDVKCVVNDVVNENIFTADKLLATIQAVSGRNATAMLHPQRYAIAHPRHDNAELSHGDDLSTMLHPQRYANVMTEGLRNLEAIGATDVGQQRNHNEDDFAIKTDIFKSQTSRDRSLQFRGIYIVCDGMGGHEGGEVASAQAVKTLQEYFATHWQDPLTLPDEATIRAAIIEANQAIYDLNQAEVRSGSGRMGTTLVMALVNQNQIAVAHVGDSRLYRLTKTQGLQQLTVDHEVGQREIQRGIDPEIAYSRPDAYQLTQALGPRPENFVQPDIQFFPIEENSLFILASDGLTDNDLLENHISTHLEPLLNSDIDLNQGVKDLIALANDYNGHDNITAIAIRAMVQQ; from the coding sequence ATGCTGGTCTGTCCCAAATGTCAATATACAAATCCCATTAACCATAAGTTTTGCCAAAAGTGTGGCATTTCCCTTACCCAAAAAGCGTGCTCGGAATGTGGCACTCAGATTTCACTCAGCGCCTTGACTTGCGATCATTGTGGCGCCAAGACGGGCAAAACTTTGTGGGGCATTATTCTGCCCAAAACTGGTGCAATCACTCCCCGGGAGGAAGTTTCACTAGAAGATCAATCTACGCAAGTAGAGACTGAGGAAATCTTTGCCATTAACCCACCGATTCTTAATCAGACGGACATCTCCTCTGAAACCAACAAAATCGATGTACTGAGTTCTTTTGAAGAAGCGGAAAATACTCAAGCGTCTCAGGTGGTGACAGAAATCGGTCAACCTGATGAAGGGACAAAACCAATTGAGGCAGAACCCTCGACTAATATAGAAGAGACAGAAGATACAATGGCTGCGGCTGTTGTGGTAGAAGCCGCAGAAACGGTTGTGGAAACTGTGGTTGAAGATGTCTTGACCCCACAGACTCCAGCCACAGAAACTCCAGCCACAGAAACTCCAGCCCTAGAAACTCCAGCCCCAGAAACTCCAGCAACCAGCAAACCGGATTTTTCTATGGCCCCTGGGGACTATTTAGACGATCAACAGCGGTATCAGTTGATTTCTCAAATCAGCGAAAAGACGAAATCCGGTGACTGGCAAGGTTGTGTATTAGATTGTCAACCCTTACAAGTTTCTCCCTTGTTAACTTCAATTTCCGCCTCATCAACTGCCTCAAGGTCTGGTTCTACTACAGTGATGCAACCCTCGATCAACTTGATTCCCGCGATCGCACAGCCCTACTTGCGGCTTCGCAACCAATGGGCGCCCATAATTCCCTTAATCCATGATGCTTGGGAAAATCAAGACCATTCCATTTTACTAATTGAAGACCGCTCAAACTTCCCTCGTTTAATTGACCAATGTCATCAACTCACCCAGGTAGAACCTTTAGATTTACAGCCATTCATCCAATGGTTTCAACAAATGACCCAATTATGGCAGGTCTTGACCCCGTTGAAATGTCGTCAAAGTCTGCTGAACATCGAGAATTTATTAGTGGATCAAATTAGTGGGGGGTTACGTCTGCAACGACTCTATGGAGATGCCACTACCGCCCCAACATTGGCAGAGTTAGGCAAAATTTGGCAACAACTATTGCCCATCGATAGCAACGATTCAGCATCAAATCATCCAGAAATCATCCAAGATGTGAAATGTGTTGTGAATGATGTCGTCAACGAAAATATTTTCACCGCTGATAAATTATTAGCCACGATTCAGGCAGTTAGCGGACGCAACGCTACCGCGATGTTGCATCCGCAACGCTACGCGATCGCCCATCCCAGGCATGATAACGCTGAACTCAGCCACGGAGATGACCTCTCGACGATGTTGCATCCGCAACGCTACGCGAACGTAATGACTGAAGGCTTAAGGAATTTAGAAGCGATCGGCGCCACTGATGTCGGTCAGCAACGGAATCACAATGAAGATGACTTTGCCATCAAAACGGACATATTCAAATCCCAAACCTCGCGCGATCGCTCTCTCCAATTCCGGGGCATCTATATTGTTTGTGATGGCATGGGTGGACATGAGGGCGGTGAAGTAGCCAGCGCCCAAGCGGTCAAAACCCTACAAGAATACTTTGCCACTCACTGGCAAGATCCACTCACCCTGCCCGACGAAGCCACCATTCGCGCTGCCATCATAGAAGCCAATCAAGCCATCTACGACCTCAACCAAGCCGAAGTCCGCAGCGGCAGTGGTCGCATGGGCACCACCTTAGTCATGGCTTTAGTCAACCAAAATCAAATCGCCGTCGCCCATGTCGGAGATAGTCGCCTTTACCGACTCACCAAAACTCAAGGTCTGCAACAACTCACCGTCGATCATGAAGTAGGGCAGCGGGAAATTCAACGGGGAATTGACCCAGAAATCGCCTATAGTCGCCCAGATGCCTACCAACTGACTCAAGCCCTTGGCCCTCGTCCAGAAAATTTTGTGCAACCGGATATCCAGTTTTTTCCCATAGAAGAAAACTCTTTATTTATCCTCGCCTCTGATGGTCTCACCGATAATGACTTACTAGAAAATCATATTTCCACTCATCTAGAGCCCTTACTCAATTCAGACATCGACCTCAACCAAGGGGTCAAAGATTTAATCGCCTTAGCCAATGACTACAATGGTCACGACAATATTACGGCGATCGCGATTCGGGCAATGGTACAACAATAG
- a CDS encoding FHA domain-containing serine/threonine-protein kinase, translated as MVNLALLDLQNKTLVAEWHFEGTESVRIGRSPDNDVVIDNPVVSRQHLELKKIESSGIASGIGSGIDETWQLISHGTNGTFINGTLVTIATLNHGALIQLAKNGPLLRFTLDKSPGSNAAVTAAAGATVNPEIPLPAPLKVCTHQDNPPNNLFCIHCGEPLHVERTIRNYQILRTLGIGGMGTTYLTVKKVEGLVPSRQLLVLKEMNADMTKILKAQELFEREARVLSSLNHSGIPQFFDFFVEDGKKCLVMEMIHGQDLEKIVFAKGPVVMHQAISWMIQTCEVLDYLHNQDPPVVHRDIKPANLMVRTLDRRIVVLDFGAVKEIGTPLGTCIGAPDYTAPEQNRGEPLTQSDLYGVGATLIFLLTGESPQKFVQLKGQGYRFNLDGDPRIPTELRAVIDRATEPKPSDRYQTAVELSQALADFLSTIS; from the coding sequence GTGGTTAACCTGGCATTGTTAGACCTGCAAAACAAGACCTTGGTTGCTGAGTGGCACTTTGAGGGAACTGAAAGCGTGCGAATAGGCCGTTCTCCAGATAATGATGTAGTCATTGACAACCCGGTTGTTTCTCGACAGCATTTAGAACTCAAGAAAATCGAGAGTTCTGGGATTGCTTCTGGGATTGGTTCTGGAATTGATGAAACTTGGCAGCTAATCAGTCACGGCACCAATGGCACTTTTATCAATGGCACCCTAGTCACTATCGCCACCCTCAATCATGGGGCACTGATTCAACTGGCCAAAAACGGCCCACTGCTGCGATTTACCCTAGATAAATCTCCAGGGTCTAATGCTGCTGTGACAGCGGCAGCGGGCGCAACCGTTAACCCAGAAATTCCCCTCCCTGCACCCCTAAAAGTTTGCACCCACCAGGATAACCCCCCAAACAACTTATTTTGTATTCACTGCGGAGAACCCCTCCATGTGGAAAGAACCATTCGCAATTATCAAATCTTGCGAACTTTGGGCATTGGGGGCATGGGAACCACCTATTTAACCGTGAAAAAAGTCGAGGGGTTAGTCCCCAGTCGCCAGTTGCTTGTCCTGAAAGAAATGAATGCGGATATGACCAAAATTCTCAAGGCGCAAGAATTATTTGAGCGAGAAGCCCGGGTTTTATCCTCTTTAAATCATTCAGGAATTCCTCAGTTTTTTGACTTTTTTGTAGAAGATGGCAAAAAATGCCTGGTCATGGAAATGATCCACGGCCAGGACTTAGAAAAAATTGTCTTTGCCAAAGGTCCAGTGGTGATGCATCAGGCAATTTCCTGGATGATTCAAACCTGTGAAGTGCTTGATTATTTGCATAATCAAGATCCACCAGTAGTTCACCGGGATATTAAACCGGCAAATTTGATGGTGCGGACTTTGGATCGTCGGATCGTGGTGCTTGATTTCGGCGCCGTTAAAGAAATTGGTACGCCGTTAGGCACTTGTATTGGCGCACCAGATTATACCGCCCCCGAACAAAATCGAGGCGAACCGCTTACTCAGTCAGACCTCTATGGAGTTGGGGCGACGTTAATTTTTTTGCTTACTGGGGAAAGTCCCCAAAAATTTGTGCAATTAAAAGGACAAGGTTATCGGTTTAATTTGGACGGCGATCCCAGAATTCCTACGGAATTAAGAGCAGTAATTGATCGCGCTACGGAACCAAAACCGAGCGATCGCTATCAAACAGCAGTAGAACTTTCCCAAGCATTAGCTGATTTTTTGTCAACAATTTCTTAG